The following coding sequences are from one Equus przewalskii isolate Varuska chromosome 23, EquPr2, whole genome shotgun sequence window:
- the LOC103552158 gene encoding protein translocase subunit SecD-like, with protein sequence MVGLIRRGPGCSRARHNTKRRRERAPPSADRWHETQGSQPARTLDPAPDRGPPPARGASGTFASPSPPRPRPPSAVRRAQPRPAAPGPAPPAAPRSNAQLSRAKRQFAKSNASSSPPRQLHVLNFDPVCAGCAVAAWNRRPPYLNPTPEITY encoded by the coding sequence ATGGTCGGCCTGATCAGGCGGGGCCCGGGCTGCAGCCGCGCCCGGCACAACACGAAACGCCGCCGCGAGCGCGCTCCCCCGAGCGCAGACCGCTGGCACGAGACGCAGGGCTCGCAGCCGGCGCGCACACTCGACCCTGCGCCAGACCGCGGCCCGCCTCCCGCACGCGGCGCCTCTGGAACCTTCGCGAGCCCGTCGCCGCCACGGCCCCGCCCCCCGAGCGCCGTCCGCCGCGCTCAGCCCCGCCCCGCTGCGCCTGGTCCCGCTCCGCCCGCCGCGCCGCGAAGCAACGCTCAACTCTCGCGAGCAAAGCGGCAGTTCGCGAAGAGTAACGCCTCTTCCTCCCCGCCCCGGCAACTCCATGTTTTGAACTTTGACCCCGTTTGCGCCGGCTGCGCAGTCGCAGCTTGGAACCGCCGCCCTCCGTACCTTAACCCAACCCCGGAAATAACGTACTGA